In Methanococcoides sp. AM1, one genomic interval encodes:
- a CDS encoding valine--tRNA ligase: protein MEIPKEYDSNEIEVKWQDTWDMSMYHFDWKDESRPQYIIDTPPPYPTGNFHIGNSLNWCYIDFVARYKRMQGFNVMFPQGWDCHGLPTEVKVEEIHGITKNQIPRTEFRKLCEEMTVGNIEKMRATMLRLGFSTDWSNEFITMDPDYYVKTQRSFVKMKEMGRLYQSEHPVNWCPRCETAIAFAEVEYDARDTKLNFLHFDKLEIATTRPELLAACVAVAINPDDERYNENIGQTVKVPLFGHEVKVIGDKDVDPAFGTGVVMICTFGDKQDVRWWAEHDLPLRKAIDKNGLITEIAGKYAGMTIPECKAAIIEDLKKEGYLYDQKTLDQNVGMCWRCKTPIEILSERQWFVKIDNEDILKTADEIEWLPEYMKVRLQNWTGTMEWDWCISRQRIFATPIPVWYCKNCGEVMVAEEEWLPMDPTQEQPPVACKCGSTDFEAEEDVLDTWMDSSLTALHVAGWLSDKEMRNPTQLRPQGHDIIRTWAFYSILRSKALTGKRPWDSILVNGMVLGEDGHKMSKSLGNIISPEEVIAKYSADSFRQWAAVGGSTGSDVMFRWKDVVSASRFFTKMWSIYRFSMSHLEDDLSDIVKNKPEELAIIDRWLLSNLNRLIMSVTESLDAYQFDEAYKSIRGFAWETLADNYIELVKSRLYGDDEDARRTAQYTLYLAMDALSRMLAPFAPFFAEEMYSRIGEGSVHAQEWPEADKSLISESVEKDGELIKEIASNVRRYKSESGMALNAPLEKIEVYGTLGDASDLIGVTNSTVEIIEGEPDFEHVPVNIKPNMGIIGPKFRKQAGAIIKTLTSMDPVEVANIASKGNINITVDGEDIELAPESVVIEKEVISAGRAVDVLDVNGTVVVIVR, encoded by the coding sequence ATGGAGATTCCTAAAGAATACGATTCTAATGAAATAGAAGTAAAATGGCAGGACACATGGGATATGTCTATGTATCATTTTGACTGGAAGGATGAAAGCCGTCCACAGTACATAATCGATACACCACCTCCATATCCTACAGGAAATTTCCACATCGGGAATTCACTCAACTGGTGTTACATCGATTTCGTTGCACGATATAAGAGAATGCAGGGATTCAATGTAATGTTCCCACAGGGTTGGGACTGCCACGGCCTTCCTACCGAAGTAAAGGTAGAGGAGATCCACGGCATTACCAAGAACCAGATACCACGTACTGAGTTCAGAAAACTGTGCGAGGAAATGACCGTCGGCAACATTGAGAAGATGCGCGCCACAATGCTCCGTCTCGGGTTCTCCACGGACTGGAGTAATGAGTTCATCACAATGGACCCTGACTACTATGTCAAGACCCAGAGATCCTTTGTCAAGATGAAGGAAATGGGACGCTTATACCAGTCAGAGCATCCTGTGAACTGGTGTCCAAGATGTGAAACAGCTATTGCTTTTGCTGAAGTAGAATACGATGCAAGGGACACAAAACTGAACTTCCTGCACTTCGACAAACTGGAGATCGCAACCACAAGGCCTGAACTGCTTGCAGCATGTGTGGCAGTTGCCATCAATCCTGATGATGAAAGATATAATGAGAATATCGGACAGACCGTCAAGGTACCATTGTTCGGCCACGAGGTAAAGGTCATAGGGGACAAGGATGTGGACCCGGCATTCGGTACGGGGGTTGTCATGATCTGTACCTTTGGTGACAAGCAGGATGTAAGATGGTGGGCAGAGCATGATCTGCCACTAAGGAAAGCTATTGACAAGAACGGGCTCATCACAGAGATCGCAGGCAAGTATGCAGGCATGACTATCCCTGAATGCAAGGCAGCCATTATTGAGGATCTTAAAAAGGAAGGATACCTCTATGACCAGAAAACGCTCGACCAGAATGTCGGCATGTGCTGGAGGTGCAAAACCCCTATTGAGATCCTGTCTGAACGCCAGTGGTTCGTGAAGATCGACAATGAGGACATACTCAAAACTGCCGATGAGATCGAGTGGCTGCCTGAGTACATGAAGGTCAGGCTCCAGAACTGGACAGGAACAATGGAATGGGACTGGTGTATCTCACGCCAGAGGATATTTGCAACACCAATACCTGTCTGGTACTGTAAGAACTGTGGAGAGGTAATGGTAGCAGAAGAAGAATGGCTACCAATGGACCCTACACAGGAACAGCCACCTGTAGCATGCAAGTGTGGTTCCACTGACTTCGAAGCAGAAGAAGATGTGCTTGACACCTGGATGGACTCTTCCCTCACAGCCCTGCACGTTGCCGGTTGGTTAAGCGATAAGGAGATGAGAAACCCAACACAGCTGCGTCCACAGGGACACGACATCATACGCACATGGGCATTCTACAGCATACTGCGTTCAAAGGCACTCACCGGCAAGAGACCATGGGATTCCATACTCGTTAACGGAATGGTGCTCGGAGAGGATGGCCACAAGATGAGCAAGTCACTTGGAAACATCATCTCACCGGAAGAAGTAATCGCAAAATACAGTGCTGATTCATTCAGGCAGTGGGCTGCCGTAGGTGGCTCCACCGGATCAGATGTAATGTTCAGATGGAAGGACGTCGTATCAGCATCACGATTCTTTACAAAGATGTGGAGTATCTACCGGTTCTCCATGTCACACCTTGAGGATGATCTTTCAGACATTGTGAAAAACAAGCCAGAAGAGCTTGCGATCATTGACAGATGGTTGCTGAGCAATCTTAACAGGCTCATTATGTCAGTAACTGAAAGCCTTGATGCATACCAGTTCGATGAAGCATACAAGTCCATCAGGGGATTTGCATGGGAGACCCTCGCAGACAACTATATCGAGCTTGTCAAATCCAGACTATACGGAGATGACGAAGATGCCCGCAGGACAGCTCAGTACACGCTTTATCTGGCAATGGATGCACTCTCACGCATGCTTGCACCTTTCGCACCATTCTTTGCTGAAGAGATGTACTCAAGGATTGGAGAAGGCAGCGTACATGCGCAGGAGTGGCCGGAAGCTGACAAGTCGCTAATAAGTGAATCCGTAGAGAAGGACGGAGAGCTCATCAAGGAAATTGCAAGCAATGTCAGAAGATACAAATCCGAGTCAGGCATGGCACTAAATGCCCCTCTTGAGAAAATTGAGGTATACGGTACACTCGGAGACGCTTCCGATCTTATCGGTGTGACGAACTCAACCGTAGAGATCATCGAAGGCGAGCCTGACTTTGAGCATGTTCCAGTGAACATCAAGCCGAACATGGGCATCATTGGTCCAAAGTTCAGGAAGCAGGCAGGTGCCATCATCAAGACGCTTACATCAATGGACCCTGTGGAAGTTGCCAATATCGCTTCAAAGGGCAACATCAACATAACAGTTGATGGAGAGGACATTGAGCTTGCGCCTGAAAGTGTTGTCATTGAGAAAGAGGTCATCTCTGCCGGCAGGGCTGTGGATGTCCTTGATGTCAATGGTACTGTCGTAGTGATAGTCCGCTGA
- a CDS encoding response regulator transcription factor, with protein sequence MSAEETDEIMGTLCKELATKNALLLAPINVFSERMIYYYTYSAMKCDPSRNVVWLCLKTSRKHVLEKFEEYGLEVENLMERIWFIDTEGPGKNDPNTLYCNSVTDYIKIGSHTSKLFGQNPGSILVLDDLTVLSKDNLQIVENFIKFLERNVRENQGSIISMLGKGALPAETEGLMRSFFEVIIDITEQGKLHTDIGMNILDAHYTIVDGKIDLTYSQKKMQKERLKILVVDDEPDIPELIRLSLATEPYDFLIAYSGEEAVKKAIEEVPDLILLDIMMPDMDGYEVVEKLKQNSDAQDIAVIMVSAKTEVEDKLKGMQLGIDDYISKPFDKREINARIKMVMKRFGWEPKEADSN encoded by the coding sequence ATGTCTGCAGAAGAAACTGATGAGATCATGGGCACGCTTTGTAAGGAACTAGCCACAAAGAATGCATTATTGTTAGCGCCGATCAATGTGTTCAGTGAGAGGATGATCTATTATTATACATATTCTGCAATGAAGTGTGATCCTTCCCGCAACGTTGTATGGCTTTGCCTGAAGACATCCAGGAAACATGTTCTTGAAAAATTTGAAGAATACGGCCTTGAAGTCGAAAATCTTATGGAAAGAATATGGTTCATTGACACAGAGGGACCTGGCAAGAACGACCCTAATACCCTTTATTGCAATTCTGTAACAGATTACATTAAGATCGGTTCACATACATCAAAATTATTTGGCCAAAACCCCGGATCGATCCTCGTCCTTGATGACCTTACAGTACTTTCCAAAGACAACCTGCAGATAGTAGAGAATTTTATTAAATTCCTTGAAAGAAACGTTCGTGAAAATCAGGGAAGCATAATCTCCATGCTGGGCAAAGGTGCCCTTCCGGCTGAGACCGAAGGCCTGATGCGCTCGTTCTTTGAGGTCATAATCGATATTACGGAACAGGGGAAGTTACATACCGACATCGGAATGAATATTCTTGATGCCCACTACACCATCGTTGATGGAAAGATAGACCTGACTTACAGTCAAAAAAAGATGCAAAAGGAAAGACTGAAGATCCTGGTCGTGGACGATGAACCGGACATTCCTGAACTGATCAGACTTTCACTTGCCACAGAACCCTACGATTTCCTGATAGCATACAGCGGAGAAGAAGCTGTAAAGAAAGCCATCGAAGAAGTTCCCGACCTGATACTACTGGACATCATGATGCCGGACATGGATGGATATGAGGTCGTAGAGAAGCTCAAGCAGAACAGCGATGCACAGGATATTGCAGTCATAATGGTCTCTGCAAAGACAGAGGTCGAGGACAAGCTCAAAGGTATGCAGCTTGGAATCGATGATTACATCTCAAAACCATTTGATAAAAGGGAGATCAATGCCCGTATCAAGATGGTCATGAAAAGATTTGGATGGGAACCCAAGGAAGCGGATTCCAATTAA
- the alaS gene encoding alanine--tRNA ligase produces the protein MLEDEYQIDFFSDNGFIRKQCPKCGKYFWTRDQDRSTCGDAPCDPYSFIGNPVFKKKMELADMREFYLKFFEEQGHTRIDRYPVIARWRDDIYLTIASIADFQPFVTSGQVPPPANPLTISQPCIRLSDLDAVGRSGRHLTTFEMMAHHAFNNQKKEIYWKDHTLELCDGLLNSLGADPMAVTYKEEPWAGGGNAGPCVETLIGGLEVATLVFMDLKQDKKGDINIKGDQYSKMDNYIVDTGYGLERFVWASKGSPTIYDAVFPSIVNELMGLAGIEHELENEEYTNILSQNARLAGLMDVSEKANLFELRKQVASSIGTTVEKLSSIMEPVESVYAITDHTRCLTFMLGDGGIPSNVKAGYLARLVIRRTLRMMKDLGIKTPISEIVQMHIENLPEYPEFQENFDVMEDILVHEERKFADTLQRGRRMMEKSAKHYKKSGEKIPLETIIDMYDSQGIPPEISKSVASEVGVEVDLPDNFYSLVADKHSKSEEKEEKVIPFADRIAKLPKTKRLFYDEPNRMEFEGVVLDIFEKHIVLDNTLLYPEGGGQPADHGTLTVEDVVLNVVDTQIYNGVVVHTIDHIEDELHIRKGDLVVGRVDEERRMAHARHHTATHIINDAARDVLGSHIWQAGAQKFRDRARLDLSHYKRITQEELDQIELIANRTVMENKRVLSDWMDRTEAEQKYGFRLYQGGVPPGKMIRVMQVGNDIEACAGTHCTNTGLVGPIKILKTERIQDGVERLEYAAGEAAVKAMQDLESLVRDSSETLRVSAEQLPSTIERFFDEWKDLKKENTKLKDELAHVRVSQLITDAETINGIRVIAKAVPHADSDELTKTAGELTHESDVVAVLISELDGVKIVAAAGDEAVKNGVNVGSIVKEMSAIVGGGGGGRPNMARGGGTDPSNMTGALDRGIELLKEQLE, from the coding sequence ATGCTTGAAGATGAATATCAAATCGATTTTTTCTCTGATAACGGATTTATCAGAAAACAGTGTCCTAAATGTGGAAAATACTTCTGGACACGAGACCAGGATAGGTCGACATGTGGAGATGCACCATGCGACCCCTATTCATTCATAGGCAATCCCGTATTCAAGAAAAAAATGGAACTTGCAGACATGCGGGAATTCTACCTTAAATTTTTCGAGGAACAGGGCCATACCCGCATCGACAGATACCCGGTCATTGCCAGATGGAGAGACGACATTTACCTGACCATTGCATCAATTGCTGATTTCCAGCCATTTGTAACATCCGGACAGGTACCACCACCGGCAAACCCACTTACCATTTCCCAGCCATGCATCAGACTTTCTGATCTTGATGCTGTGGGAAGGAGTGGCAGGCACCTTACAACCTTTGAGATGATGGCACACCATGCCTTCAACAACCAGAAGAAGGAGATCTACTGGAAGGACCACACACTTGAACTGTGTGACGGACTTCTCAACTCTCTTGGTGCGGACCCGATGGCTGTTACATACAAGGAAGAGCCATGGGCAGGCGGAGGAAATGCCGGACCATGCGTGGAAACACTTATCGGTGGACTTGAGGTCGCAACACTTGTGTTCATGGACCTGAAGCAGGACAAGAAGGGAGACATAAACATCAAGGGAGACCAGTATTCCAAGATGGACAATTACATCGTGGATACCGGATACGGACTTGAGAGGTTCGTGTGGGCATCAAAGGGTTCACCTACAATATATGATGCAGTCTTCCCCAGCATTGTGAACGAACTCATGGGACTTGCAGGTATAGAGCATGAACTTGAGAACGAGGAGTATACTAATATCCTTTCACAGAATGCACGCCTGGCAGGACTTATGGACGTCAGCGAGAAAGCAAACCTGTTCGAATTGAGGAAGCAGGTCGCTTCCAGCATTGGGACTACCGTAGAAAAGCTCAGCTCGATAATGGAACCTGTGGAAAGCGTCTATGCTATCACAGATCACACAAGATGCCTGACATTTATGCTCGGTGACGGTGGCATACCATCAAATGTCAAGGCAGGATACCTTGCAAGGCTTGTTATACGCAGGACGCTCAGGATGATGAAAGACCTTGGAATCAAGACACCCATATCTGAGATCGTGCAGATGCACATCGAAAACCTGCCAGAGTATCCTGAGTTCCAGGAGAACTTTGATGTCATGGAGGACATCCTTGTCCATGAGGAACGCAAGTTTGCGGACACCCTTCAACGCGGCAGGAGAATGATGGAGAAATCCGCCAAGCACTACAAGAAGAGTGGAGAGAAGATCCCTCTTGAAACCATCATAGACATGTATGACAGTCAGGGCATCCCACCAGAGATCTCAAAGTCTGTTGCATCAGAGGTCGGCGTGGAAGTAGATCTTCCTGACAATTTCTATTCACTGGTAGCCGATAAGCACAGCAAGTCCGAAGAGAAGGAAGAAAAGGTAATTCCTTTTGCAGACAGGATCGCAAAGTTGCCAAAGACAAAGCGCCTGTTCTATGACGAGCCCAACAGGATGGAATTCGAAGGTGTTGTCCTTGACATATTTGAAAAACATATCGTACTTGACAATACGCTTCTTTACCCCGAGGGCGGCGGACAGCCAGCTGATCACGGCACATTGACCGTTGAGGATGTTGTACTTAATGTGGTGGACACCCAGATCTACAACGGCGTAGTGGTCCATACAATTGATCATATCGAGGACGAACTGCACATCAGAAAAGGTGACCTTGTGGTCGGCAGGGTTGATGAAGAGCGCCGTATGGCACATGCAAGACATCACACTGCAACCCACATCATCAATGATGCTGCAAGGGATGTCCTTGGAAGCCATATCTGGCAGGCAGGTGCCCAGAAGTTCAGAGACAGGGCGCGCCTTGACCTTTCACACTACAAGCGCATCACACAGGAAGAACTTGACCAGATAGAGCTGATCGCAAACCGTACGGTCATGGAGAACAAGCGGGTGCTGAGTGACTGGATGGACAGGACGGAGGCCGAACAGAAATATGGGTTCCGCCTTTACCAGGGTGGCGTACCTCCAGGAAAGATGATCCGTGTCATGCAGGTGGGTAATGACATTGAGGCATGTGCAGGCACTCACTGCACGAACACAGGCCTTGTGGGTCCGATCAAGATACTAAAGACCGAACGCATACAGGATGGTGTTGAGCGTCTGGAATATGCTGCCGGAGAAGCTGCTGTCAAAGCAATGCAGGATCTTGAGTCACTTGTGCGCGATTCATCAGAAACACTGCGCGTATCAGCAGAACAGTTGCCATCTACTATCGAGAGGTTCTTTGATGAATGGAAGGACCTTAAGAAAGAGAACACAAAGCTCAAAGACGAGCTTGCTCATGTGAGGGTAAGCCAGCTGATAACAGACGCTGAGACCATCAACGGCATCAGGGTGATCGCAAAGGCGGTTCCGCATGCAGACAGTGATGAACTCACAAAAACAGCCGGTGAACTGACACATGAGAGCGATGTTGTTGCTGTACTGATAAGTGAGCTGGATGGTGTTAAGATCGTAGCAGCTGCCGGAGATGAAGCTGTTAAGAACGGCGTCAACGTGGGCTCAATAGTCAAAGAGATGTCCGCAATTGTCGGCGGCGGTGGCGGAGGACGCCCTAACATGGCACGTGGTGGAGGAACTGACCCATCAAACATGACCGGCGCACTTGATCGCGGCATTGAGCTGTTAAAAGAACAACTCGAATGA
- the surE gene encoding 5'/3'-nucleotidase SurE, with amino-acid sequence MSTRILLTNDDGVYAAGIRAAYRSVSDLGNVTVSAPAMQQSGVGRSISIFEPLRINRTVIDGIEVNAVGGTPTDSVILGIFTIMKELPDLILSGFNIGENISTDTITTSGTIGAALEGASYGVPAIAASIQVKEEGLKFDDLRDFQHDFDVGVKFVNRVAKKVLKNGLPENVDLLNINIPHFAEENCEVEITSLARKFFKTDVEERHDPRGTSYYWITGDLIHEAEDGTDVNAIENGHISVTPISLDATSPIKFSDIEHLV; translated from the coding sequence ATGTCAACACGAATACTGCTCACCAATGATGACGGTGTCTACGCTGCCGGCATCAGGGCGGCCTACAGGAGTGTATCCGATCTGGGTAATGTCACTGTTTCAGCACCTGCTATGCAGCAAAGTGGTGTGGGACGCTCTATATCCATATTTGAGCCATTGCGCATTAATCGTACAGTTATAGACGGCATAGAAGTAAATGCAGTGGGTGGGACTCCTACTGATTCCGTAATACTTGGAATTTTTACTATCATGAAGGAATTGCCTGATCTTATCCTTTCAGGCTTCAATATCGGGGAGAACATAAGTACTGATACTATCACAACATCCGGTACCATCGGTGCTGCACTCGAAGGTGCAAGTTATGGTGTTCCTGCTATTGCAGCTTCCATACAGGTAAAGGAAGAAGGTCTTAAGTTCGATGATCTCAGGGATTTCCAGCATGACTTTGATGTAGGTGTGAAGTTTGTGAATCGGGTGGCAAAAAAAGTGTTGAAGAATGGTCTTCCTGAAAATGTGGACCTTTTGAACATTAACATCCCGCATTTTGCGGAAGAAAATTGTGAGGTGGAAATAACAAGCCTTGCACGCAAGTTCTTCAAGACTGATGTGGAAGAGCGTCATGATCCTCGGGGAACTTCATATTACTGGATCACAGGTGACCTTATCCATGAAGCAGAAGATGGTACGGATGTCAATGCCATTGAGAATGGTCATATATCTGTGACACCTATCTCGCTGGATGCGACATCTCCGATAAAGTTCTCAGATATAGAACATCTGGTCTGA
- the moaA gene encoding GTP 3',8-cyclase MoaA yields MKTSNDLLTDKFGRTVKSLRISLTNRCNLDCIYCHSEGDEGSRNEMTVEMISDIVTTSAKFGVNKVKFSGGEPLVRKDFEEILRALPELKDVSVTTNGVLLKERAYSLKEAGLDRANVSLDTLDPEKYAYITHGKPENLNDVLEGINAAIDAGLTPVKINMVLLKGINEDEIDDMLEFVRSHKGDLVLQIIQVMDFREGAQYNLDAEEIENDLERRADTIRMRKMHHRKSYIIDGAEVEFVRPIDNAEFCANCNRLRITADGKLKPCLLVNDNLIDFSNADPEDLPELLRSSIERRIPFYRDSKERRIIDKKTIIGDQ; encoded by the coding sequence ATGAAAACTTCAAATGATCTTCTTACAGACAAGTTCGGCCGAACGGTCAAAAGTCTTCGGATATCACTTACCAACCGCTGCAACCTTGACTGCATCTATTGCCACAGTGAAGGAGATGAAGGCAGCAGAAATGAGATGACGGTTGAAATGATCTCCGACATAGTGACCACATCAGCAAAGTTCGGCGTCAATAAGGTCAAGTTCTCAGGCGGTGAACCTCTTGTCAGGAAAGATTTCGAGGAGATACTCAGGGCATTGCCGGAGCTTAAAGATGTCTCAGTGACAACTAACGGCGTTCTCCTGAAAGAACGGGCATACAGTCTTAAAGAAGCAGGTCTGGACCGCGCCAATGTCAGTCTTGACACCCTTGACCCGGAAAAATATGCCTACATCACACATGGAAAACCGGAAAACCTGAATGATGTCCTCGAAGGGATAAATGCAGCAATCGATGCTGGCCTGACCCCTGTGAAGATCAACATGGTCCTCCTCAAAGGCATAAATGAGGATGAGATAGATGATATGCTGGAGTTCGTTCGAAGTCACAAGGGAGACCTTGTGTTGCAAATTATACAGGTCATGGACTTCAGGGAAGGTGCTCAATACAACCTCGATGCTGAGGAGATCGAAAATGATCTTGAAAGGCGTGCCGATACGATCAGGATGCGCAAAATGCATCACCGTAAAAGCTATATTATCGACGGGGCAGAAGTTGAGTTCGTACGACCTATTGACAATGCGGAATTCTGTGCTAATTGCAACAGGCTCAGGATAACTGCGGATGGTAAGTTAAAACCCTGCCTTCTTGTCAATGATAATCTTATAGACTTCTCAAATGCTGATCCTGAAGACCTTCCTGAACTCCTGAGATCATCCATAGAACGTAGAATACCTTTCTACAGGGACTCGAAAGAAAGAAGGATCATTGACAAAAAAACAATCATTGGAGATCAATAA
- a CDS encoding cobyrinate a,c-diamide synthase: MKRSVLIAGTHSGVGKTTVAMGVMAALTKRNMKVQPYKVGPDYIDPTHHTAICGRSSRNLDTFMMGVDGVRRTVANSYKDADISVIEGVMGLYDGMNSTEIASSAHVAKSLCIPVILVVNVHGMSRSAAAIVKGFTEFDKDVNIAGVILNRVGSPRHAQMIKDVLPDIPVVGTVPRNNDIKVPSRHLGLHMASEQDYDIGKLAEFIEENVDIDEILSLASEPKKPEVEDDRCVGNMSEVTIGVARDDAFCFYYEEMFDMFRKCGARIEFFSPLDGDIPEVDGMYFGGGYPELNIAELEKSRTTKKLKDFSADGMPIYGECGGLQYLCSSYEIEDVVYKMADLFPAETILTKRLQALGYTEGVAKGKFIKGPVRGHEFHYSLTECDSDSRLVYEMSRGKGIMNGKDGITEHNSLASYMHAHPGSFPVDSFVEQCRKYSRK, from the coding sequence ATGAAACGATCGGTCCTAATTGCAGGAACACATAGCGGCGTAGGCAAGACCACCGTGGCAATGGGTGTTATGGCCGCCCTTACGAAAAGGAATATGAAAGTACAGCCTTACAAGGTTGGTCCTGATTACATAGATCCTACTCATCATACTGCTATCTGTGGCAGGTCCTCAAGAAATCTTGATACGTTCATGATGGGCGTTGATGGTGTTCGCAGGACTGTTGCTAACAGCTACAAGGATGCTGATATCTCTGTCATCGAAGGCGTAATGGGTCTTTACGATGGCATGAACTCAACGGAGATCGCCAGTTCAGCCCATGTTGCCAAGTCTCTTTGTATCCCTGTTATTCTGGTAGTGAACGTGCACGGCATGTCCAGAAGTGCAGCTGCCATCGTTAAAGGCTTCACCGAGTTCGACAAGGATGTGAACATTGCCGGTGTCATCCTGAACAGGGTGGGCAGCCCCCGGCATGCCCAGATGATCAAAGATGTTCTTCCCGACATTCCTGTTGTGGGAACTGTTCCAAGGAACAACGACATAAAGGTACCTTCAAGGCATCTTGGCCTGCACATGGCCTCAGAACAGGATTATGATATTGGCAAGCTTGCAGAGTTCATTGAAGAAAATGTTGACATCGATGAGATCCTCTCCCTTGCTTCCGAGCCAAAGAAACCTGAGGTCGAAGATGACCGGTGTGTTGGCAATATGTCGGAGGTCACAATTGGTGTTGCCCGTGATGATGCATTCTGTTTCTATTATGAAGAAATGTTCGATATGTTCCGTAAATGTGGTGCCAGGATCGAGTTCTTCAGTCCTCTTGATGGTGATATCCCTGAAGTGGATGGTATGTACTTTGGTGGCGGATATCCTGAACTTAACATTGCCGAGCTTGAAAAGTCAAGGACGACCAAAAAGCTCAAAGACTTCTCAGCAGATGGCATGCCGATCTATGGTGAATGCGGAGGGTTACAATACCTTTGCAGTTCCTATGAGATCGAGGATGTTGTTTACAAAATGGCAGACCTTTTCCCTGCAGAGACTATCCTTACAAAGAGACTTCAGGCACTGGGATACACCGAAGGTGTTGCAAAGGGCAAGTTCATAAAAGGACCTGTCAGGGGACATGAGTTCCACTACTCGCTCACAGAATGTGACAGTGATTCAAGACTTGTTTACGAGATGTCTCGTGGAAAAGGTATCATGAACGGCAAGGATGGTATCACAGAGCACAATTCACTGGCAAGCTATATGCATGCACATCCAGGTTCTTTCCCTGTGGACAGTTTTGTGGAACAGTGCCGCAAATATAGTCGAAAATAA
- the priL gene encoding DNA primase regulatory subunit PriL — translation MDSRDLALYPFVSEASEYVGGLGFSPEKLLSSRALDSARMRGKERVIQSLSGEIEKPSPSASEEGKILTELLSYPFARILVSCIDDQFLIRKYALAEAKAAYRLLKTQQPEFLQELGLDFQINAETYENMESHDILFDLHFTDYIKLATTLKDLNWKLVNRKMKAGHVRISKEEFARLLQEAIRSRIQNALPLSVPEEISQACTSYLAEISEILEEKKSDFGIGEFQKVESELFPPCVVQAIANVRAGVNLAHSMRFAMTSFLLNIGMTVDEVVAMFNVSPDFDEEKTRYQIQHIAGSSGTSYKPPSCNTMRTYGNCYNPDEICKNTKHPLGYYSRRMWIKNKMEKENEKKA, via the coding sequence ATGGACAGCAGAGATCTCGCCTTATATCCTTTTGTATCCGAGGCATCCGAATATGTCGGTGGCCTCGGTTTTTCACCAGAGAAACTCCTATCCTCCCGCGCACTTGACTCTGCCCGCATGAGAGGAAAGGAGCGTGTAATACAATCATTATCAGGAGAGATCGAAAAACCATCACCTTCGGCTTCGGAAGAGGGAAAGATCCTCACCGAACTTTTGTCATACCCTTTTGCAAGGATACTGGTATCCTGTATCGATGACCAATTCCTGATAAGAAAATATGCACTTGCAGAAGCAAAAGCTGCATACAGGCTTCTTAAGACGCAGCAACCGGAATTCCTACAGGAACTTGGCCTTGATTTCCAGATCAATGCCGAAACCTACGAAAATATGGAATCCCACGATATCCTTTTTGATCTTCATTTTACTGATTACATCAAACTTGCAACTACCTTAAAGGACCTGAACTGGAAACTTGTCAACAGGAAAATGAAAGCAGGACATGTCAGGATCAGCAAGGAAGAGTTTGCACGCCTGCTGCAGGAAGCTATACGCTCACGCATACAGAATGCGCTTCCACTTTCAGTCCCTGAAGAGATCAGCCAGGCATGCACATCATACCTTGCAGAGATCAGCGAGATCCTTGAGGAGAAAAAATCCGATTTCGGCATTGGAGAGTTCCAGAAAGTGGAAAGTGAACTGTTCCCACCATGCGTCGTACAGGCCATAGCAAATGTCAGGGCAGGCGTGAACCTTGCCCATTCGATGAGATTTGCAATGACATCGTTCCTATTGAACATTGGAATGACCGTGGACGAGGTCGTCGCTATGTTCAATGTATCTCCGGACTTTGACGAGGAGAAAACAAGATACCAGATCCAGCATATTGCCGGCTCATCAGGAACATCTTATAAGCCACCATCATGCAATACGATGCGCACATACGGCAACTGCTACAATCCTGATGAGATCTGTAAAAACACAAAGCACCCTTTAGGCTATTACAGCAGAAGGATGTGGATCAAGAACAAAATGGAAAAAGAGAACGAAAAGAAGGCTTGA